A window from Vigna angularis cultivar LongXiaoDou No.4 chromosome 7, ASM1680809v1, whole genome shotgun sequence encodes these proteins:
- the LOC108338257 gene encoding DNA polymerase I A, chloroplastic/mitochondrial isoform X2 — protein MEMSALRPHCPLCRRSFSRPFSLPSLLPSPSLQRRKNQSFQISYNGLRTSSVLENSVQSRAGFSCCTKGTSTGLSKYNGVRYERDFPCKSPVCISSMKIANASTGTLEEMTEEEELESLRSCETKVRMMDVASCNNGFSASTVGKNLSGGDCRGWTIAKDKLTENKKEMNGSNKFDRENGCSNASNGAASFGQNQAVFKNGDSNIILQDHRDHVSSAVKYSVLNKSKVFVDSERLVRQCNESTLEISKEKITVINGDHGLDGIAKDSINVTSAKQAGGTDKINLRNRLCSIYEDILVVDNISLAEEVSKMLTTKYRHLIYACDTEVAKIDVKQETPVDHGEIICFSIYCGPEADFGGGKSCIWVDVLDGGGKEILEKFAEFFSDSSIRKVWHNYSFDCHVIENYGFKVSGFHADTMHMARLWDSSRLLDGGYSLEGLTGDRRVMSRTQLNHQKDLIGKVSMKTIFSKKKLKKDGSEGKTSVIAPVEELQRNERIPWICYSALDASSTLKLYESLKGHLSDMPWKFDGVPVYGKTMYDFYNEYWRPFGELLVMMESEGMLVDRAYLVSIEKVAKVEEEIAANRFRKWASRYCPDAQYMNVGSDSQLRQLLFGGTLNRKDSNLALPTERIFKIPNVDNVIEEGKKAPKKFRDIKVTSLGYNLKTEMYTATGWPSVSGDVLKAMAGKISADYDFFDEDCNLELGDEDGNTSQNQVAPLKIDSSAYGTAYAAFPTEEEGREACHAIAALCQVCSINSLISNFILPLQGQNISGKDLRVHCSLNINTETGRLSARRPNLQNQPALEKDRYKIRQAFIASPGNSLIVADYGQLELRILAHLADCKSMLEAFKAGGDFHSRTAMNMYPYIREAVEIKEVLLEWHRKPGEDKPPVPLLKDAFASERRKAKMLNFSIAYGKTPVGLSKDWKVSVKDAKKTVDLWYNDRKEVLQWQEERKKEAHELHCVHTLLGRARRFPLMAQANKYQKGHIERAAINTPVQGSAADVAMCAMLQISKNKQLKELGWKLLLQVHDEVILEGPTESAEVAKSLVVECMSKPFNGKNILKVDLSVDAKCAQNWYAGK, from the exons ATGGAGATGTCTGCTTTGAGGCCACACTGTCCCTTATGCCGCCGCAGCTTCTCGCGCCCCTTCTCTCTCCCTTCCCTTTTACCGTCTCCGTCACTCCAACG AAGAAAAAATCAGTCATTCCAAATTTCATACAATGGCCTCCGAACCAGCTCTGTGCTTGAAAATTCTGTACAATCTAGAGCAGGTTTTTCATGCTGTACAAAAGGGACATCTACAGGGCTAAGTAAATACAATGGCGTAAGGTATGAGCGTGATTTTCCATGCAAAAGTCCAGTTTGCATTTCATCTATGAAAATTGCAAATGCATCGACTGGCACACTGGAGGAGATGACAGAGGAAGAAGAGCTGGAATCTTTGCGTTCATGTGAAACGAAAGTTAGGATGATGGATGTGGCTTCTTGCAATAATGGATTTTCCGCAAGCACTGTGGGCAAAAACTTGTCTGGTGGTGATTGTAGGGGCTGGACTATAGCAAAAGATAAGttaacagaaaacaaaaaggaaatgaACGGCTCAAATAAATTTGACAGGGAAAATGGTTGTTCTAATGCATCTAATGGAGCTGCTTCCTTTGGTCAGAACCAGGCTGTTTTTAAGAATGGGGACAGTAATATTATACTGCAGGATCATCGGGATCATGTCTCATCTGCTGTTAAGTATTCTGTATTAAACAAATCAAAGGTGTTTGTAGATTCTGAAAGGTTGGTCCGCCAGTGTAACGAATCTACTTTGGAAATTAGTAAGGAGAAAATCACTGTAATCAATGGTGATCATGGTTTGGATGGAATTGCAAAAGATTCAATTAATGTAACATCTGCTAAACAGGCAGGTGGTACTGATAAAATAAACCTTCGGAATAGGCTCTGTAGTATCTATGAGGATATTCTGGTTGTTGATAATATATCTCTTGCAGAGGAAGTTTCCAAGATGCTCACAACAAAGTACAGGCATCTTATATACGCATGTGATACCGAG GTAGCCAAGATAGATGTCAAACAAGAAACTCCTGTTGATCATGGTGAGATAATATGCTTCAGCATTTATTGTGGTCCAGAAGCTGATTTTGGAGGTGGAAAGTCCTGTATCTGGGTAGATGTTCTTGATGGTGGAGGCAAAgagattttagaaaaatttgcCGAATTTTTTAGTGACTCTTCCATAAGGAAG GTCTGGCATAATTATAGCTTTGACTGTCATGTTATAGAGAATTATGGGTTCAAAGTTTCTGGATTCCATGCCGATACAATGCACATGGCACGATTATGGGATTCTTCTAGACTTTTAGATGGAGGTTATTCTCTTGAAGGGCTTACAGGTGACAGAAGAGTCATGTCTAGGACTCAGCTGAACCATCAAAAGGATTTGATTGGTAAGGTCTCAATGAAAACTATATTTagtaagaaaaaattgaaaaaggatgGATCCGAGGGTAAAACAAGTGTCATTGCTCCTGTTGAAGAGCTACAGAGAAATGAGCGTATACCTTGGATATGCTATTCTGCCCTGGATGCTAGCAGCACTTTGAAGCTGTATGAGAGCCTAAAAGGCCATCTTTCAGACATGCCCTGGAAATTCGATGGTGTGCCAGTGTATGGGAAAACCATGTATGATTTCTATAATGAATATTGGCGGCCATTTGGTGAGCTTCTAGTCATGATGGAATCTGAGGGAATGCTGGTTGATCGGGCTTATCTTGTAAGCATAGAAAAGGTGGCCAAAGTAGAGGAAGAGATAGCTGCTAATAGATTCCGGAAATGGGCAAGTAGGTATTGTCCAGATGCCCAATATATGAATGTGGGAAGTGATTCACAGTTGCGCCAGCTACTATTTGGTGGCACTTTGAACAG GAAGGACTCCAATCTGGCACTTCCAACTGAACGAATATTCAAAATTCCCAATGTTGATAATGTGATTGAAGAAGGCAAGAAGGCTCCGAAAAAATTTCGTGATATAAAGGTGACGAGCCTAGGTTATAACTTGAAGACTGAGATGTACACCGCAACTGGTTGGCCGTCAGTTAGTGGTGACGTCTTAAAGGCCATGGCTGGAAAAATTTCTGCAGATTATGACTTTTTTGATGAGGATTGTAACTTGGAActtggtgatgaagatggaaataCTTCTCAAAATCAAGTTGCACCCCTAAAAATTGATTCATCTGCTTATGGAACAGCCTACGCTGCCTTTCCAACAGAGGAAGAAGGGAGAGAAGCTTGTCATGCAATTGCTGCTTTGTGTCAAGTTTGTTCTATCAACTCTTTGATATCTAACTTCATCCTTCCCCTTCAG GGACAAAATATATCTGGCAAAGATCTTCGTGTTCATTGTTCCTTAAATATCAACACAGAGACAGGACGCTTGTCAGCAAGAAGGCCAAATCTGCAG AATCAACCTGCTCTGGAAAAAGACCGATACAAAATCCGTCAAGCATTCATTGCTTCACCTGGGAATTCCCTTATAGTTGCTGATTATGGGCAG CTGGAACTTAGGATTCTGGCTCACCTTGCAGACTGTAAGAGCATGTTGGAAGCTTTTAAAGCTGGTGGAGATTTTCATTCAAGGACTGCAATGAATATGTACCCATATATTCGTGAAGCAGTTGAGATAAAGGAAGTGCTTCTTGAGTGGCATCGTAAGCCTGGTGAAGATAAACCCCCAGTTCCTCTTTTGAAG GATGCCTTTGCTTCTGAAAGAAGAAAAGCTAAAATGCTTAACTTCTCAATTGCATATGGGAAGACACCGGTTGGGCTTTCCAAGGATTGGAAG GTTTCTGTGAAAGATGCTAAGAAAACAGTTGACCTTTGGTACAATGATAGAAAAGAGGTTTTACAATGGCAAGAGGAGCGTAAAAAGGAAGCTCACGAGTTACATTGTGTACACACATTGCTAGGGCGAGCACGACGGTTCCCTTTGATGGCCCAAGCTAACAAATATCAGAAAGGTCACATTGAGAGAGCTGCTATCAATACTCCAGTGCAG GGTAGTGCAGCTGATGTTGCCATGTGTGCCATGTTGCAAATTTCCAAGAATAAGCAGTTAAAGGAACTTGGGTGGAAATTACTTCTACAG GTTCATGATGAGGTCATATTGGAAGGACCAACTGAATCGGCTGAGGTTGCAAAGTCCCTAGTTGTTGAGTGCATGTCCAAACCCTTTAATGGCAAGAACATTCTTAAAGTTGATCTATCTGTTGATGCCAAGTGTGCTCAGAACTGGTATGCTGGGAAATAG
- the LOC108338257 gene encoding DNA polymerase I A, chloroplastic/mitochondrial isoform X3, translated as MEMSALRPHCPLCRRSFSRPFSLPSLLPSPSLQRRKNQSFQISYNGLRTSSVLENSVQSRAGFSCCTKGTSTGLSKYNGVRYERDFPCKSPVCISSMKIANASTGTLEEMTEEEELESLRSCETKVRMMDVASCNNGFSASTVGKNLSGGDCRGWTIAKDKLTENKKEMNGSNKFDRENGCSNASNGAASFGQNQAVFKNGDSNIILQDHRDHVSSAVKYSVLNKSKVFVDSERLVRQCNESTLEISKEKITVINGDHGLDGIAKDSINVTSAKQAGGTDKINLRNRLCSIYEDILVVDNISLAEEVSKMLTTKYRHLIYACDTECVYLFAYYGHYLPILLSSKVAKIDVKQETPVDHGEIICFSIYCGPEADFGGGKSCIWVDVLDGGGKEILEKFAEFFSDSSIRKVWHNYSFDCHVIENYGFKVSGFHADTMHMARLWDSSRLLDGGYSLEGLTGDRRVMSRTQLNHQKDLIGKVSMKTIFSKKKLKKDGSEGKTSVIAPVEELQRNERIPWICYSALDASSTLKLYESLKGHLSDMPWKFDGVPVYGKTMYDFYNEYWRPFGELLVMMESEGMLVDRAYLVSIEKVAKVEEEIAANRFRKWASRYCPDAQYMNVGSDSQLRQLLFGGTLNRKDSNLALPTERIFKIPNVDNVIEEGKKAPKKFRDIKVTSLGYNLKTEMYTATGWPSVSGDVLKAMAGKISADYDFFDEDCNLELGDEDGNTSQNQVAPLKIDSSAYGTAYAAFPTEEEGREACHAIAALCQVCSINSLISNFILPLQGQNISGKDLRVHCSLNINTETGRLSARRPNLQLELRILAHLADCKSMLEAFKAGGDFHSRTAMNMYPYIREAVEIKEVLLEWHRKPGEDKPPVPLLKDAFASERRKAKMLNFSIAYGKTPVGLSKDWKVSVKDAKKTVDLWYNDRKEVLQWQEERKKEAHELHCVHTLLGRARRFPLMAQANKYQKGHIERAAINTPVQGSAADVAMCAMLQISKNKQLKELGWKLLLQVHDEVILEGPTESAEVAKSLVVECMSKPFNGKNILKVDLSVDAKCAQNWYAGK; from the exons ATGGAGATGTCTGCTTTGAGGCCACACTGTCCCTTATGCCGCCGCAGCTTCTCGCGCCCCTTCTCTCTCCCTTCCCTTTTACCGTCTCCGTCACTCCAACG AAGAAAAAATCAGTCATTCCAAATTTCATACAATGGCCTCCGAACCAGCTCTGTGCTTGAAAATTCTGTACAATCTAGAGCAGGTTTTTCATGCTGTACAAAAGGGACATCTACAGGGCTAAGTAAATACAATGGCGTAAGGTATGAGCGTGATTTTCCATGCAAAAGTCCAGTTTGCATTTCATCTATGAAAATTGCAAATGCATCGACTGGCACACTGGAGGAGATGACAGAGGAAGAAGAGCTGGAATCTTTGCGTTCATGTGAAACGAAAGTTAGGATGATGGATGTGGCTTCTTGCAATAATGGATTTTCCGCAAGCACTGTGGGCAAAAACTTGTCTGGTGGTGATTGTAGGGGCTGGACTATAGCAAAAGATAAGttaacagaaaacaaaaaggaaatgaACGGCTCAAATAAATTTGACAGGGAAAATGGTTGTTCTAATGCATCTAATGGAGCTGCTTCCTTTGGTCAGAACCAGGCTGTTTTTAAGAATGGGGACAGTAATATTATACTGCAGGATCATCGGGATCATGTCTCATCTGCTGTTAAGTATTCTGTATTAAACAAATCAAAGGTGTTTGTAGATTCTGAAAGGTTGGTCCGCCAGTGTAACGAATCTACTTTGGAAATTAGTAAGGAGAAAATCACTGTAATCAATGGTGATCATGGTTTGGATGGAATTGCAAAAGATTCAATTAATGTAACATCTGCTAAACAGGCAGGTGGTACTGATAAAATAAACCTTCGGAATAGGCTCTGTAGTATCTATGAGGATATTCTGGTTGTTGATAATATATCTCTTGCAGAGGAAGTTTCCAAGATGCTCACAACAAAGTACAGGCATCTTATATACGCATGTGATACCGAG TGTGTGTATCTGTTTGCGTACTATGGACATTATCTGCCGATTTTATTGTCTTCAAAGGTAGCCAAGATAGATGTCAAACAAGAAACTCCTGTTGATCATGGTGAGATAATATGCTTCAGCATTTATTGTGGTCCAGAAGCTGATTTTGGAGGTGGAAAGTCCTGTATCTGGGTAGATGTTCTTGATGGTGGAGGCAAAgagattttagaaaaatttgcCGAATTTTTTAGTGACTCTTCCATAAGGAAG GTCTGGCATAATTATAGCTTTGACTGTCATGTTATAGAGAATTATGGGTTCAAAGTTTCTGGATTCCATGCCGATACAATGCACATGGCACGATTATGGGATTCTTCTAGACTTTTAGATGGAGGTTATTCTCTTGAAGGGCTTACAGGTGACAGAAGAGTCATGTCTAGGACTCAGCTGAACCATCAAAAGGATTTGATTGGTAAGGTCTCAATGAAAACTATATTTagtaagaaaaaattgaaaaaggatgGATCCGAGGGTAAAACAAGTGTCATTGCTCCTGTTGAAGAGCTACAGAGAAATGAGCGTATACCTTGGATATGCTATTCTGCCCTGGATGCTAGCAGCACTTTGAAGCTGTATGAGAGCCTAAAAGGCCATCTTTCAGACATGCCCTGGAAATTCGATGGTGTGCCAGTGTATGGGAAAACCATGTATGATTTCTATAATGAATATTGGCGGCCATTTGGTGAGCTTCTAGTCATGATGGAATCTGAGGGAATGCTGGTTGATCGGGCTTATCTTGTAAGCATAGAAAAGGTGGCCAAAGTAGAGGAAGAGATAGCTGCTAATAGATTCCGGAAATGGGCAAGTAGGTATTGTCCAGATGCCCAATATATGAATGTGGGAAGTGATTCACAGTTGCGCCAGCTACTATTTGGTGGCACTTTGAACAG GAAGGACTCCAATCTGGCACTTCCAACTGAACGAATATTCAAAATTCCCAATGTTGATAATGTGATTGAAGAAGGCAAGAAGGCTCCGAAAAAATTTCGTGATATAAAGGTGACGAGCCTAGGTTATAACTTGAAGACTGAGATGTACACCGCAACTGGTTGGCCGTCAGTTAGTGGTGACGTCTTAAAGGCCATGGCTGGAAAAATTTCTGCAGATTATGACTTTTTTGATGAGGATTGTAACTTGGAActtggtgatgaagatggaaataCTTCTCAAAATCAAGTTGCACCCCTAAAAATTGATTCATCTGCTTATGGAACAGCCTACGCTGCCTTTCCAACAGAGGAAGAAGGGAGAGAAGCTTGTCATGCAATTGCTGCTTTGTGTCAAGTTTGTTCTATCAACTCTTTGATATCTAACTTCATCCTTCCCCTTCAG GGACAAAATATATCTGGCAAAGATCTTCGTGTTCATTGTTCCTTAAATATCAACACAGAGACAGGACGCTTGTCAGCAAGAAGGCCAAATCTGCAG CTGGAACTTAGGATTCTGGCTCACCTTGCAGACTGTAAGAGCATGTTGGAAGCTTTTAAAGCTGGTGGAGATTTTCATTCAAGGACTGCAATGAATATGTACCCATATATTCGTGAAGCAGTTGAGATAAAGGAAGTGCTTCTTGAGTGGCATCGTAAGCCTGGTGAAGATAAACCCCCAGTTCCTCTTTTGAAG GATGCCTTTGCTTCTGAAAGAAGAAAAGCTAAAATGCTTAACTTCTCAATTGCATATGGGAAGACACCGGTTGGGCTTTCCAAGGATTGGAAG GTTTCTGTGAAAGATGCTAAGAAAACAGTTGACCTTTGGTACAATGATAGAAAAGAGGTTTTACAATGGCAAGAGGAGCGTAAAAAGGAAGCTCACGAGTTACATTGTGTACACACATTGCTAGGGCGAGCACGACGGTTCCCTTTGATGGCCCAAGCTAACAAATATCAGAAAGGTCACATTGAGAGAGCTGCTATCAATACTCCAGTGCAG GGTAGTGCAGCTGATGTTGCCATGTGTGCCATGTTGCAAATTTCCAAGAATAAGCAGTTAAAGGAACTTGGGTGGAAATTACTTCTACAG GTTCATGATGAGGTCATATTGGAAGGACCAACTGAATCGGCTGAGGTTGCAAAGTCCCTAGTTGTTGAGTGCATGTCCAAACCCTTTAATGGCAAGAACATTCTTAAAGTTGATCTATCTGTTGATGCCAAGTGTGCTCAGAACTGGTATGCTGGGAAATAG
- the LOC108338257 gene encoding DNA polymerase I A, chloroplastic/mitochondrial isoform X1 has translation MEMSALRPHCPLCRRSFSRPFSLPSLLPSPSLQRRKNQSFQISYNGLRTSSVLENSVQSRAGFSCCTKGTSTGLSKYNGVRYERDFPCKSPVCISSMKIANASTGTLEEMTEEEELESLRSCETKVRMMDVASCNNGFSASTVGKNLSGGDCRGWTIAKDKLTENKKEMNGSNKFDRENGCSNASNGAASFGQNQAVFKNGDSNIILQDHRDHVSSAVKYSVLNKSKVFVDSERLVRQCNESTLEISKEKITVINGDHGLDGIAKDSINVTSAKQAGGTDKINLRNRLCSIYEDILVVDNISLAEEVSKMLTTKYRHLIYACDTECVYLFAYYGHYLPILLSSKVAKIDVKQETPVDHGEIICFSIYCGPEADFGGGKSCIWVDVLDGGGKEILEKFAEFFSDSSIRKVWHNYSFDCHVIENYGFKVSGFHADTMHMARLWDSSRLLDGGYSLEGLTGDRRVMSRTQLNHQKDLIGKVSMKTIFSKKKLKKDGSEGKTSVIAPVEELQRNERIPWICYSALDASSTLKLYESLKGHLSDMPWKFDGVPVYGKTMYDFYNEYWRPFGELLVMMESEGMLVDRAYLVSIEKVAKVEEEIAANRFRKWASRYCPDAQYMNVGSDSQLRQLLFGGTLNRKDSNLALPTERIFKIPNVDNVIEEGKKAPKKFRDIKVTSLGYNLKTEMYTATGWPSVSGDVLKAMAGKISADYDFFDEDCNLELGDEDGNTSQNQVAPLKIDSSAYGTAYAAFPTEEEGREACHAIAALCQVCSINSLISNFILPLQGQNISGKDLRVHCSLNINTETGRLSARRPNLQNQPALEKDRYKIRQAFIASPGNSLIVADYGQLELRILAHLADCKSMLEAFKAGGDFHSRTAMNMYPYIREAVEIKEVLLEWHRKPGEDKPPVPLLKDAFASERRKAKMLNFSIAYGKTPVGLSKDWKVSVKDAKKTVDLWYNDRKEVLQWQEERKKEAHELHCVHTLLGRARRFPLMAQANKYQKGHIERAAINTPVQGSAADVAMCAMLQISKNKQLKELGWKLLLQVHDEVILEGPTESAEVAKSLVVECMSKPFNGKNILKVDLSVDAKCAQNWYAGK, from the exons ATGGAGATGTCTGCTTTGAGGCCACACTGTCCCTTATGCCGCCGCAGCTTCTCGCGCCCCTTCTCTCTCCCTTCCCTTTTACCGTCTCCGTCACTCCAACG AAGAAAAAATCAGTCATTCCAAATTTCATACAATGGCCTCCGAACCAGCTCTGTGCTTGAAAATTCTGTACAATCTAGAGCAGGTTTTTCATGCTGTACAAAAGGGACATCTACAGGGCTAAGTAAATACAATGGCGTAAGGTATGAGCGTGATTTTCCATGCAAAAGTCCAGTTTGCATTTCATCTATGAAAATTGCAAATGCATCGACTGGCACACTGGAGGAGATGACAGAGGAAGAAGAGCTGGAATCTTTGCGTTCATGTGAAACGAAAGTTAGGATGATGGATGTGGCTTCTTGCAATAATGGATTTTCCGCAAGCACTGTGGGCAAAAACTTGTCTGGTGGTGATTGTAGGGGCTGGACTATAGCAAAAGATAAGttaacagaaaacaaaaaggaaatgaACGGCTCAAATAAATTTGACAGGGAAAATGGTTGTTCTAATGCATCTAATGGAGCTGCTTCCTTTGGTCAGAACCAGGCTGTTTTTAAGAATGGGGACAGTAATATTATACTGCAGGATCATCGGGATCATGTCTCATCTGCTGTTAAGTATTCTGTATTAAACAAATCAAAGGTGTTTGTAGATTCTGAAAGGTTGGTCCGCCAGTGTAACGAATCTACTTTGGAAATTAGTAAGGAGAAAATCACTGTAATCAATGGTGATCATGGTTTGGATGGAATTGCAAAAGATTCAATTAATGTAACATCTGCTAAACAGGCAGGTGGTACTGATAAAATAAACCTTCGGAATAGGCTCTGTAGTATCTATGAGGATATTCTGGTTGTTGATAATATATCTCTTGCAGAGGAAGTTTCCAAGATGCTCACAACAAAGTACAGGCATCTTATATACGCATGTGATACCGAG TGTGTGTATCTGTTTGCGTACTATGGACATTATCTGCCGATTTTATTGTCTTCAAAGGTAGCCAAGATAGATGTCAAACAAGAAACTCCTGTTGATCATGGTGAGATAATATGCTTCAGCATTTATTGTGGTCCAGAAGCTGATTTTGGAGGTGGAAAGTCCTGTATCTGGGTAGATGTTCTTGATGGTGGAGGCAAAgagattttagaaaaatttgcCGAATTTTTTAGTGACTCTTCCATAAGGAAG GTCTGGCATAATTATAGCTTTGACTGTCATGTTATAGAGAATTATGGGTTCAAAGTTTCTGGATTCCATGCCGATACAATGCACATGGCACGATTATGGGATTCTTCTAGACTTTTAGATGGAGGTTATTCTCTTGAAGGGCTTACAGGTGACAGAAGAGTCATGTCTAGGACTCAGCTGAACCATCAAAAGGATTTGATTGGTAAGGTCTCAATGAAAACTATATTTagtaagaaaaaattgaaaaaggatgGATCCGAGGGTAAAACAAGTGTCATTGCTCCTGTTGAAGAGCTACAGAGAAATGAGCGTATACCTTGGATATGCTATTCTGCCCTGGATGCTAGCAGCACTTTGAAGCTGTATGAGAGCCTAAAAGGCCATCTTTCAGACATGCCCTGGAAATTCGATGGTGTGCCAGTGTATGGGAAAACCATGTATGATTTCTATAATGAATATTGGCGGCCATTTGGTGAGCTTCTAGTCATGATGGAATCTGAGGGAATGCTGGTTGATCGGGCTTATCTTGTAAGCATAGAAAAGGTGGCCAAAGTAGAGGAAGAGATAGCTGCTAATAGATTCCGGAAATGGGCAAGTAGGTATTGTCCAGATGCCCAATATATGAATGTGGGAAGTGATTCACAGTTGCGCCAGCTACTATTTGGTGGCACTTTGAACAG GAAGGACTCCAATCTGGCACTTCCAACTGAACGAATATTCAAAATTCCCAATGTTGATAATGTGATTGAAGAAGGCAAGAAGGCTCCGAAAAAATTTCGTGATATAAAGGTGACGAGCCTAGGTTATAACTTGAAGACTGAGATGTACACCGCAACTGGTTGGCCGTCAGTTAGTGGTGACGTCTTAAAGGCCATGGCTGGAAAAATTTCTGCAGATTATGACTTTTTTGATGAGGATTGTAACTTGGAActtggtgatgaagatggaaataCTTCTCAAAATCAAGTTGCACCCCTAAAAATTGATTCATCTGCTTATGGAACAGCCTACGCTGCCTTTCCAACAGAGGAAGAAGGGAGAGAAGCTTGTCATGCAATTGCTGCTTTGTGTCAAGTTTGTTCTATCAACTCTTTGATATCTAACTTCATCCTTCCCCTTCAG GGACAAAATATATCTGGCAAAGATCTTCGTGTTCATTGTTCCTTAAATATCAACACAGAGACAGGACGCTTGTCAGCAAGAAGGCCAAATCTGCAG AATCAACCTGCTCTGGAAAAAGACCGATACAAAATCCGTCAAGCATTCATTGCTTCACCTGGGAATTCCCTTATAGTTGCTGATTATGGGCAG CTGGAACTTAGGATTCTGGCTCACCTTGCAGACTGTAAGAGCATGTTGGAAGCTTTTAAAGCTGGTGGAGATTTTCATTCAAGGACTGCAATGAATATGTACCCATATATTCGTGAAGCAGTTGAGATAAAGGAAGTGCTTCTTGAGTGGCATCGTAAGCCTGGTGAAGATAAACCCCCAGTTCCTCTTTTGAAG GATGCCTTTGCTTCTGAAAGAAGAAAAGCTAAAATGCTTAACTTCTCAATTGCATATGGGAAGACACCGGTTGGGCTTTCCAAGGATTGGAAG GTTTCTGTGAAAGATGCTAAGAAAACAGTTGACCTTTGGTACAATGATAGAAAAGAGGTTTTACAATGGCAAGAGGAGCGTAAAAAGGAAGCTCACGAGTTACATTGTGTACACACATTGCTAGGGCGAGCACGACGGTTCCCTTTGATGGCCCAAGCTAACAAATATCAGAAAGGTCACATTGAGAGAGCTGCTATCAATACTCCAGTGCAG GGTAGTGCAGCTGATGTTGCCATGTGTGCCATGTTGCAAATTTCCAAGAATAAGCAGTTAAAGGAACTTGGGTGGAAATTACTTCTACAG GTTCATGATGAGGTCATATTGGAAGGACCAACTGAATCGGCTGAGGTTGCAAAGTCCCTAGTTGTTGAGTGCATGTCCAAACCCTTTAATGGCAAGAACATTCTTAAAGTTGATCTATCTGTTGATGCCAAGTGTGCTCAGAACTGGTATGCTGGGAAATAG